The proteins below are encoded in one region of Paramisgurnus dabryanus chromosome 2, PD_genome_1.1, whole genome shotgun sequence:
- the LOC135730821 gene encoding glyoxal reductase yields the protein MTDTQPSVLLNTGTRMPLLGLGTFRLQGQEDTYNALDAALAAGYRAFDTAAVYRNEAHVGHALRCLLPKHGLSREDVFITSKLGPKDQGSKARDGCKRSLEHLGLGYIDLFLIHWPGTQGLPVGDEHNPANRAQSWAVLEEFYSEGKFRAIGVSNYTVEHMRELLRNCKVSPAVLQVEFHPKLVQNELRALCKETGVCFQAYSSLGTGLLLSDPVVQDVAKRCGRTPAQVLLRWAVQQKIPVLPKSCQPERVKENGCLFDFELSEKDMESLFALDCGVKFCWDPKQVS from the coding sequence ATGACAGACACTCAGCCATCTGTACTTCTCAACACCGGGACCCGGATGCCTCTGTTGGGACTGGGCACATTTCGTTTGCAAGGTCAAGAGGACACATACAATGCTTTAGATGCTGCTTTGGCAGCAGGTTACCGTGCTTTTGACACAGCTGCAGTGTACCGTAATGAGGCACATGTAGGTCATGCACTCCGTTGTCTGCTACCCAAGCATGGCCTATCACGAGAGGATGTTTTCATTACCAGTAAACTAGGTCCCAAAGATCAGGGCTCTAAAGCCAGAGATGGCTGCAAAAGGAGCCTGGAGCACTTAGGACTAGGCTACATTGATCTATTTCTTATTCATTGGCCAGGTACACAGGGGCTGCCAGTGGGGGATGAACATAACCCTGCAAACCGTGCTCAAAGCTGGGCTGTTTTGGAGGAGTTTTACTCGGAAGGAAAATTTCGGGCCATCGGGGTCTCTAATTACACCGTAGAACACATGCGGGAGCTTCTGAGGAACTGTAAAGTTTCTCCAGCTGTTCTTCAGGTGGAGTTTCACCCAAAATTAGTACAAAATGAGCTGAGAGCTCTGTGTAAAGAAACAGGGGTGTGTTTCCAAGCCTACTCCTCTCTTGGAACAGGGCTTCTTTTGTCAGACCCTGTGGTTCAGGATGTTGCAAAAAGGTGTGGAAGAACACCAGCGCAGGTGTTGCTGAGATGGGCTGTACAACAGAAGATTCCAGTGCTTCCGAAATCGTGTCAGCCAGAACGTGTGAAGGAGAACGGGTGTCTTTTTGACTTCGAGCTTAGTGAAAAGGACATGGAAAGTCTTTTCGCTCTCGACTGTGGAGTGAAGTTCTGCTGGGATCCAAAACAAGTGTCCTGA